From the Halorhabdus utahensis DSM 12940 genome, one window contains:
- a CDS encoding ArnT family glycosyltransferase, with product MDRRRFHLATLTIAIAGALAVWLVSTNLFPYHSLNHDEGVYLQQAAMLLEGKLTLTPPVEGVFRPWFFVESEGFYPKYNPVPAGMFALGELLGGYRLALPAIAAGILAGVAGVVSEVFDRRTGLLAAVFVLASPLFLLDTATFLPYAPTTLLNLAFAYGYLRADRTGDWRWAAAAGAAIGLAFFARPYTAVLFATPFVAHALWTLAWDWRTAIPRQAATAALGLVGVGLTLAYNAAVTGSPLTFPYEAFAPLDGLGFGHRELLNHGVEYTPGLAAEANWNVLATFVDRWIAGGIVGAALGIAGLAVAARRGLDARQATLAAVGVSVPVGNLYFWGNYNLLGDLDAAGDGLIASLGPYYHFDLLVPTAAFGAVAALAAFDAISEALQARLDRRTALAALAAITLVSTLVLGGITAGGAAAPVERNVDVTDTYELTYAPFEPEPPANAVVLTPTPYGPWLNHPFQALRNDPGYDGRTVYAMADRPFAIADAFPDRDLYRFGFRGVWDPLGDSPEAARLQRVQERTGETVTLNASVGLPERVTSATVTVETDDGTAHYVPRETGDELQFRLVIGDTVRAVGLLEAGSEEQPAIDGREAVDVTVFADDGVGGFEYRLSVPVEAEGGQVRALTPRVEYCFDAQACGGAATYVPEESPDGVFVRTELRATNETQEP from the coding sequence ATGGACCGACGCCGCTTTCATCTCGCGACGCTCACGATCGCAATCGCCGGCGCACTCGCCGTCTGGCTCGTCTCGACGAACCTCTTTCCATACCATTCACTGAATCACGACGAGGGCGTCTACCTCCAGCAGGCCGCGATGCTGCTGGAGGGCAAACTCACCCTCACCCCGCCCGTCGAGGGCGTCTTCCGGCCGTGGTTCTTCGTCGAGAGCGAGGGGTTCTACCCGAAGTACAACCCAGTCCCCGCGGGGATGTTCGCCCTCGGGGAACTGCTCGGGGGCTATCGGCTGGCGCTGCCCGCCATCGCGGCCGGGATCCTCGCGGGCGTCGCGGGTGTCGTGAGCGAAGTGTTCGACCGCCGGACCGGCCTGCTCGCCGCCGTCTTCGTGCTCGCCTCCCCCCTCTTCCTCCTCGATACCGCAACCTTCCTGCCGTACGCGCCGACGACGCTGCTGAATCTGGCCTTCGCCTACGGGTACCTTCGGGCAGACCGGACCGGCGACTGGCGGTGGGCAGCGGCGGCAGGTGCGGCGATCGGCCTCGCCTTTTTCGCCCGACCGTACACCGCCGTCCTGTTCGCCACGCCGTTCGTGGCTCACGCGCTGTGGACGCTCGCCTGGGACTGGCGGACGGCGATTCCCCGGCAGGCGGCGACCGCCGCGCTGGGGCTGGTCGGCGTCGGACTAACCCTCGCGTATAACGCCGCCGTCACCGGATCACCCCTGACGTTCCCCTACGAGGCCTTCGCCCCGCTGGACGGCCTCGGGTTCGGGCATCGCGAACTCCTCAACCACGGCGTCGAGTACACGCCCGGCCTCGCCGCCGAGGCCAACTGGAACGTCCTCGCGACGTTCGTCGACCGCTGGATCGCCGGCGGGATCGTCGGCGCGGCCCTCGGGATCGCAGGCCTCGCCGTGGCGGCCCGGCGAGGGCTGGACGCCAGGCAAGCCACCCTGGCGGCCGTCGGCGTCTCGGTCCCGGTCGGGAATCTGTACTTCTGGGGGAACTACAACCTGCTCGGCGACCTCGACGCGGCCGGTGACGGCCTGATCGCCTCGCTAGGTCCGTACTACCACTTCGACCTGCTGGTCCCGACGGCCGCCTTCGGGGCCGTTGCCGCACTGGCTGCGTTCGACGCCATCAGTGAGGCACTGCAGGCTCGCCTCGACCGCCGAACGGCGCTGGCAGCCCTCGCCGCGATCACCCTCGTGAGTACGCTCGTCCTCGGCGGGATCACGGCCGGTGGGGCAGCCGCGCCCGTCGAGCGCAACGTCGACGTGACCGACACCTACGAACTGACCTACGCGCCCTTCGAGCCCGAACCACCGGCCAACGCCGTCGTCCTCACGCCGACGCCCTACGGCCCCTGGCTCAACCACCCCTTCCAGGCGCTGCGGAACGATCCGGGCTACGACGGCCGGACGGTCTACGCGATGGCCGACCGCCCGTTCGCGATCGCCGACGCCTTCCCGGACCGGGATCTCTACCGGTTCGGCTTTCGGGGCGTCTGGGACCCGCTCGGCGACTCGCCGGAAGCCGCCCGACTCCAGCGCGTCCAAGAGCGAACAGGTGAGACCGTCACCCTGAACGCCAGCGTCGGCCTCCCCGAGCGCGTCACGAGCGCGACCGTCACCGTCGAGACCGACGACGGCACGGCCCACTACGTCCCGAGAGAGACTGGCGACGAGTTGCAGTTCCGGCTCGTCATCGGCGACACCGTCCGAGCGGTCGGCCTGCTCGAAGCCGGCAGCGAGGAACAGCCTGCGATCGACGGACGTGAGGCGGTCGACGTGACGGTCTTCGCCGACGACGGGGTGGGCGGGTTCGAATACCGGCTGTCGGTTCCAGTCGAAGCCGAGGGCGGACAGGTGCGCGCGCTGACCCCCCGCGTCGAATACTGCTTCGACGCCCAGGCCTGCGGTGGCGCGGCGACGTACGTGCCCGAAGAATCACCCGACGGGGTATTCGTCCGGACAGAACTGCGAGCGACGAACGAGACACAGGAACCCTGA
- a CDS encoding ABC transporter ATP-binding protein: protein MTASQHSTPVDAQPRSTGASEPAEKGRAVLELDGVTRQFGAETAVANLDLTVQDGELLTLLGPSGCGKTTTLRLLAGLDEPDAGAIRVAGETVAGEGTFVKPENRDVGLVFQEFALFPHLTVGENVAFGIQDRSDDEIDQRVTDLLELVGLDDYREASPEDLSGGQRQRVALARSLAPEPDVLLLDEPFSNLDVGLREEMRREVRRIIKETGVTAVSVTHDQEEALSISDRVAVVRDGRVEQIGRPEIVFQQPESRFVAEFLGQAGFVSGTFAEGCVDTPLGCLDADRIEGLDTEYEGADVDVLVRPDDIRAVPADPAGTNGRIVDRQYTGPSFVYTVELDSGAILHCEHNHAEELGMDKRVRVRLATDHPLAWFPAE, encoded by the coding sequence GTGACTGCATCACAACACTCGACTCCCGTCGACGCACAGCCCCGGTCCACCGGCGCGTCCGAACCAGCCGAGAAGGGCCGCGCAGTCCTCGAACTCGACGGCGTCACCAGACAGTTCGGGGCCGAAACCGCCGTCGCGAACCTGGATCTGACCGTTCAGGACGGCGAACTCCTCACGCTGCTCGGCCCCTCCGGCTGCGGGAAGACGACGACGCTCCGACTGCTCGCGGGGCTTGACGAACCCGACGCTGGCGCGATCCGGGTCGCCGGCGAGACTGTCGCGGGCGAGGGCACGTTCGTCAAACCGGAGAACCGCGACGTGGGGCTGGTCTTCCAGGAGTTCGCGCTGTTTCCCCATCTCACCGTCGGCGAGAACGTCGCCTTCGGCATTCAGGATCGTTCTGACGACGAAATCGACCAGCGGGTGACGGACCTCCTCGAACTCGTCGGCCTCGACGACTATCGCGAGGCCAGTCCCGAGGACCTCTCGGGCGGCCAGCGCCAGCGGGTGGCGCTCGCGCGCTCGCTCGCCCCCGAACCCGACGTGCTTCTGCTCGACGAGCCGTTCTCGAACCTCGACGTCGGCCTGCGCGAGGAGATGCGCCGGGAGGTCCGCCGGATCATCAAGGAGACCGGCGTCACCGCCGTCTCCGTGACCCACGACCAGGAGGAGGCCCTCTCGATCAGCGACCGCGTGGCCGTCGTCAGGGACGGCCGGGTCGAGCAGATCGGTCGCCCGGAGATCGTCTTCCAGCAACCCGAATCACGCTTCGTCGCCGAGTTCCTCGGCCAGGCCGGGTTCGTCTCCGGCACCTTCGCCGAGGGCTGCGTCGACACGCCGCTTGGCTGTCTCGACGCCGACCGGATCGAGGGCCTCGACACCGAGTACGAGGGAGCCGATGTTGACGTGCTCGTTCGACCCGACGACATCCGGGCCGTGCCGGCCGACCCGGCGGGCACCAACGGTCGGATCGTCGACCGCCAGTACACCGGCCCCTCGTTCGTCTACACCGTCGAGTTGGACTCCGGGGCCATCCTGCACTGTGAGCACAACCACGCCGAGGAACTCGGAATGGACAAGCGCGTCCGGGTTCGCCTGGCGACCGACCACCCCCTGGCCTGGTTCCCCGCCGAGTGA
- a CDS encoding ABC transporter permease — MSREGRVEDLRERFSRVPGIGRPSELTLLAAAIAVALVAPLGWLFLEVFDLGPRALELTLDSRTIEILLRSVALVAIVTAGSVLVGVPIALLTARTDLPFARLFTVLAALPLAVPSYLGALAVLSAFGTGGVLTSVLAPVGIEQLPEISGFAGAALVLTLYTYPYVLLTTRASLLSLDTSLIEAARTLDAGRLEAFRRVTLPQIAPGIAAGALLVALYTLADFGTPNFMGVEVFTQAIYARYNTTMRPWAALLSLQLLAVTVGILYLESKVGADDEGAYQSRGASGGAVIELGTWRYVAALFPAVIAGLAIALPVIVFGLWLSSDAGGYTAGGLAFSWTYGWNSVYLALFAAGASLLVAMPVAVAAARGRSRLAGLADRLSYVGYATPGIVLAFALVLFALNTLPLSYRETAYDLLLILVFAYVVRFVPQAIGAIRTATMQVDGRLIEAARTLGRTRTEAFRAVTLPLIAPGIATGAALVFLTTMKELPATLLLRPFWFDHTLVTYIWRVREAGLYGRAAVPALVLIVISALSMAVILSQEGSNT; from the coding sequence ATGAGCCGCGAGGGCCGAGTCGAGGACCTCCGTGAGCGCTTCTCGAGAGTCCCCGGTATCGGCCGGCCGTCCGAACTCACGCTGCTCGCCGCCGCCATCGCGGTCGCGCTGGTGGCCCCGCTTGGTTGGTTGTTCCTCGAGGTCTTCGACCTCGGCCCGCGTGCGCTCGAACTCACCCTTGATTCACGGACCATCGAGATACTGCTCCGTAGCGTCGCACTCGTGGCCATCGTCACGGCAGGCAGCGTCCTCGTCGGCGTCCCGATCGCACTATTGACGGCCCGAACTGACCTCCCCTTCGCCCGGTTGTTCACCGTGCTGGCCGCGCTCCCCCTGGCGGTCCCCAGCTATCTCGGGGCGCTCGCAGTCCTCTCGGCCTTCGGGACCGGTGGCGTCCTCACGAGCGTGCTCGCACCGGTCGGGATCGAACAACTGCCGGAGATCAGCGGCTTCGCCGGCGCGGCACTCGTCCTGACGCTTTACACCTATCCGTACGTCCTCCTGACGACACGCGCGTCGCTACTGTCGCTTGACACCTCCCTCATCGAAGCGGCTCGGACGCTCGACGCCGGTCGACTCGAGGCGTTCCGGCGGGTAACCCTGCCGCAGATCGCGCCCGGGATCGCCGCCGGCGCGCTGTTGGTCGCGCTCTATACGCTCGCGGACTTCGGGACGCCGAACTTCATGGGTGTCGAGGTGTTCACCCAGGCGATTTACGCACGCTACAACACCACGATGCGCCCGTGGGCCGCCCTGCTGTCCCTCCAGTTACTCGCGGTGACCGTCGGGATCCTCTACCTCGAATCGAAGGTCGGGGCCGACGATGAGGGAGCGTACCAGAGCCGGGGGGCAAGTGGTGGCGCAGTCATCGAACTCGGGACCTGGCGGTACGTCGCCGCGCTCTTTCCCGCCGTCATCGCGGGGTTGGCGATCGCCCTCCCCGTGATCGTCTTCGGCCTATGGCTCTCAAGCGACGCGGGCGGCTACACCGCCGGCGGGTTGGCCTTTTCTTGGACGTATGGCTGGAACTCGGTCTATCTCGCCCTCTTCGCCGCCGGGGCCTCGCTGCTGGTCGCGATGCCGGTGGCAGTCGCCGCCGCGCGTGGCCGGTCCCGACTGGCCGGCCTGGCCGACCGGCTCTCCTACGTCGGCTACGCCACGCCGGGGATCGTCCTCGCGTTTGCACTCGTGCTGTTCGCGCTCAACACGCTCCCACTGTCCTATCGGGAGACAGCGTACGACCTACTCCTGATTCTCGTCTTCGCGTACGTCGTCCGGTTCGTCCCGCAGGCGATCGGCGCGATCCGGACCGCGACGATGCAGGTCGACGGCCGCCTGATCGAGGCTGCCCGAACGCTCGGCCGCACCCGCACGGAGGCCTTCCGGGCGGTGACGCTGCCGCTGATCGCCCCCGGGATCGCGACCGGGGCGGCCCTCGTGTTCCTCACGACGATGAAGGAACTGCCGGCGACGCTACTCTTACGGCCGTTCTGGTTCGACCATACGTTAGTGACCTACATCTGGCGCGTCCGGGAGGCGGGTCTCTACGGCCGGGCAGCCGTCCCCGCGCTCGTGTTGATCGTCATCTCCGCGCTCTCGATGGCTGTCATCCTCTCCCAGGAGGGTTCGAACACGTGA
- a CDS encoding extracellular solute-binding protein, with product MTRRSASRRQFLGAVGAGALGGLAGCANPFESETTEGSGEELSVPSLAQFRGSGTLVEGRPAPGGTSIEDLPDLSGSLNIYMGGGEGGIYERFIEMLEEIYPEFTGFTDDAPSSSQAQSIVEAVQSGGSQADVFWSIDAASLGYVAENDAYEPLAAEALEPVPEDFQGADGSWVGVAGRARSVPYNTETIEESEIPETVAQFPETAALQGTMGWAPTYGAFKAFVTAMRLQKGAETTRQWLESMRNAGTERYPNEYVVTQAVADGELTAGFANHYYAMRVKNQRPDAPLDLAFTSGDAGALVNVAGILQIEGTEKDALITDFVRHLLSAEAQEFFATVSYAYPMIPGVEPVGGLPTVDELNPPEIDLADLSDLEPTLELMSEAGVSG from the coding sequence ATGACACGGAGATCGGCGAGTCGGCGGCAGTTCCTCGGCGCGGTCGGGGCAGGCGCACTGGGCGGGCTGGCAGGCTGTGCGAACCCCTTCGAGAGCGAGACGACGGAGGGGAGCGGCGAGGAACTGTCGGTTCCGTCGCTCGCGCAGTTCCGCGGATCAGGGACGCTCGTGGAAGGGCGACCGGCCCCAGGCGGCACGTCGATCGAGGACCTACCGGATCTCTCGGGTTCGTTGAATATCTACATGGGCGGCGGCGAGGGCGGCATCTACGAGCGGTTCATCGAGATGTTAGAGGAGATCTACCCCGAGTTCACGGGGTTCACCGACGACGCGCCCTCGTCATCCCAGGCCCAGTCGATCGTCGAAGCGGTCCAATCCGGCGGCTCCCAGGCCGACGTCTTCTGGTCAATCGACGCCGCCTCTCTCGGCTACGTCGCCGAAAACGACGCCTACGAACCCCTGGCCGCGGAAGCACTCGAACCCGTCCCCGAGGATTTCCAGGGCGCAGACGGCTCGTGGGTCGGCGTCGCCGGCCGCGCCCGGAGCGTTCCCTACAACACGGAGACGATCGAGGAAAGCGAGATTCCCGAGACAGTCGCGCAGTTCCCCGAGACGGCCGCCCTGCAGGGAACGATGGGATGGGCACCGACCTACGGCGCGTTCAAGGCCTTCGTGACCGCGATGCGCCTCCAGAAGGGGGCCGAGACGACTCGGCAGTGGCTAGAATCGATGCGAAACGCGGGGACCGAACGCTATCCCAACGAGTACGTCGTCACCCAGGCTGTCGCCGACGGCGAACTGACCGCGGGCTTCGCCAACCACTACTACGCGATGCGGGTGAAAAACCAGCGCCCCGACGCGCCGCTGGATCTGGCCTTCACGAGCGGTGACGCCGGGGCCTTAGTCAACGTCGCGGGAATCCTCCAGATCGAGGGCACCGAGAAGGACGCGTTGATCACGGACTTCGTCCGGCACCTGCTCTCGGCGGAGGCCCAGGAGTTCTTCGCCACCGTGAGCTACGCGTATCCGATGATCCCCGGCGTCGAGCCGGTCGGCGGGCTGCCGACCGTCGACGAGCTGAACCCGCCCGAGATCGACCTCGCCGACCTCTCCGATCTCGAACCGACACTCGAACTGATGTCCGAGGCCGGCGTGTCGGGATGA
- a CDS encoding DUF502 domain-containing protein: MSRTHTLRRSFVAGLFLVAPLVVTIVALRLLIGWLSGFVDPIVAATALSQYTANITLVAQVITFLTLVVVITGLGYLTQRSIGDWAFAWFDRVFGIVPVVRVIYTSVRQMTQALRNRENRYENVVLIEYPREGLFAIGFVTGESPASTHAVTGEAYNVFVPHSPNITGGRLVLAPEDTIHEVDISVRRAIRLLMTTGIAEEQSDIDALAAETDVDIPDAAAFEGTPSAEESDDA, encoded by the coding sequence GTGTCACGAACGCACACACTCAGACGGAGTTTCGTGGCGGGGCTGTTCCTCGTCGCCCCGCTCGTGGTCACGATCGTCGCGCTCAGACTACTGATCGGGTGGCTGTCAGGGTTCGTGGATCCGATCGTCGCGGCGACCGCACTCTCCCAGTACACGGCGAACATCACGCTGGTCGCGCAGGTCATCACCTTCCTGACGCTGGTCGTCGTGATCACCGGGCTGGGGTATCTCACCCAGCGGTCGATCGGCGATTGGGCGTTCGCGTGGTTCGACCGGGTGTTCGGCATCGTCCCCGTCGTGCGGGTCATCTATACGAGCGTCCGCCAGATGACCCAGGCGCTACGCAACCGGGAGAACCGCTACGAGAACGTCGTGCTGATCGAATATCCACGCGAAGGGCTGTTCGCCATCGGGTTCGTCACCGGCGAGAGTCCGGCCTCGACCCACGCAGTCACCGGCGAGGCGTACAACGTCTTCGTCCCGCACAGCCCGAACATCACCGGCGGGCGACTCGTCCTCGCGCCGGAAGACACCATCCACGAGGTCGACATCAGCGTCCGCCGGGCCATCCGACTGCTGATGACGACCGGCATCGCCGAGGAACAGTCCGACATCGACGCACTCGCCGCCGAGACCGACGTCGACATCCCGGACGCCGCGGCGTTCGAGGGCACGCCGTCAGCCGAGGAAAGCGACGACGCATAG
- a CDS encoding DUF7519 family protein, with protein sequence MSEASRFTHQPGAVLRAGALVAALGVTLLVAPITTIALVGCVIGIAGLAIGLTRHMRTVTGLGAAMIVAAVVATAFAGITVEWLLPAVVGSVLVWEFALGSFTAGAELDGGSVERAEFLHVGIMTAVASLVAAVAYVGYETLTVGVSLPGTALLVVAAIALSLGLRD encoded by the coding sequence ATGAGCGAAGCGTCACGGTTCACCCACCAGCCAGGGGCCGTCCTCAGGGCGGGTGCGCTGGTGGCCGCACTCGGCGTCACACTGCTCGTGGCCCCGATCACGACGATCGCGCTGGTCGGATGTGTGATCGGCATCGCTGGCCTCGCGATCGGTCTGACGCGACACATGCGGACGGTGACTGGACTCGGGGCGGCCATGATCGTCGCCGCCGTCGTCGCCACCGCGTTCGCGGGGATCACCGTCGAGTGGCTGCTTCCGGCGGTCGTTGGAAGCGTCCTCGTCTGGGAGTTCGCGCTGGGTTCGTTCACCGCCGGGGCCGAACTCGACGGCGGGAGCGTCGAACGCGCCGAGTTCCTCCACGTCGGAATCATGACCGCCGTCGCATCGCTGGTGGCGGCGGTCGCCTACGTCGGTTACGAGACACTCACGGTCGGCGTCTCCTTGCCCGGCACGGCCCTGCTGGTCGTCGCGGCGATCGCGCTGTCGCTGGGCCTCCGGGACTGA